A genome region from Myroides fluvii includes the following:
- a CDS encoding fibronectin type III domain-containing protein → MNKIKVSNTFLVTLLCFVLWGIALWANTEGSKGKLGFRTVDVEVVSKHKEHREVAPLAFCYSPEQIQLRDVSLTSYTLGWEAISNAISYDLVVSSTSTAPRGLMTPTHTTIASTLTLDLPSNQVNVYVWIRSNCENSFNSQSNWAGPFSIHLPMAPVALPYVEDFQQAPLVGFSNDRTNQWYIGAGAKNDADQALYISKNDGETNEYALYSDQVSQVYKDFIVPQQAENIAISFDWRSVGEQDEDYLSVWLVPQDYIPTAHTPINANRTGVRQIGLRYYQDNPVFRNETIIVPVQELGGQVYRLVFQWQQESGGGAQPAAAIDNLKLEEVSCIPPMEFHLNTIGAESMRLEWIANNNQRYEIRVNTEASFASTQGTTYTATTNYLVVDQLQPATTYFVWARSLCADETSIWMGPLEVETRLLTKTLPYEEDFEENPSFGFVNDGVNQWFVGSAVNHGGSKSLYISKDQGVSNQYEPNSRSRQVSYAYQDLAIPSDALKLAIDFDWRGVGERSYDHFKIWLAPISFTPEAGVRINERDRTMIRVGRDGYSNQADFQREQIVLDAVPFAGQTMRLIIEWSNDESQGSNPAAAIDNLAVKAIKCIPPLEARISNVRAGAFDFSWSASNNSTSYEVFLSTDSQMVPTAETPPLASTNETTYTFTNLIETTKYYAWIRSSCQTGEESNWMGPYFIETPLVSSIPLPYTEDFESNGNWGYTHAQPNQWHIGQAVNNGGAKSLYITKDQGVTNTYNYQGSQIIHAYKNIEIPQDVDMLAVSFDWRAEGEKSYDWNTSNYNPADFLSVWMVPITYTPQAGEGLEGRTQAMALSTEELYLKNTFTRFEKNIDVSQFQGQTVRFVFQWQQNDRDGRQNPAAIDNLAINPIHCSEPIALELGAFTAHTLAVSWQERVNVQGYELYLGTSNEAPTAITTPTHTTTEVSYTFENLTQATSYFIWVRSTCGTESSRWIGPLAVQTTLIPADLPFVDDFETEQFYGISNDTINQWFIGNAVHNGGAKALYISNDGGQTHAYSNYVPVDIASHIFKDFTIPAGAMDMTLTFDWIGVGESRYDKLSVWWVPVTYTPQAGVRITAAASGGVQLGREHFSDSRVFTTELISIDGQLYEGQTMRLIFEWINDQHSGSNPPAAIDNLKLSTTFCGAPTALTISNGSDQGFQTQWEGVATSYELFLSETETTIPEDTSTATHQSLTTRYTFEGLTPGQSYWVWVRSACSDTNQSDWIGPQEITLPNTPVALPYVDDFESNPTFDFTTDRTNRWYIGQAVHTSGTHSLYISGDGGVTNTYEIAYNQVVHAYKDIIIPADARELAIGFDWRCLGEADYDFFTVWLVPTTYIPTGGRTIARNVAGAILVGREMFNQQTEFSRENAVVGVEAIQGQVYRLVFQWQQDTSGGYQPAAAIDNLSVEVVSCSPPRDFVAGEVTSSTIATTWTGSGASSYELYASTTDEMPIATTAATHRSTDTNFVFANLTEGTYYSLWVRSVCGRDKSFWVGPIVVQTQLNPATLPYTEDFEQNPVFGYRNDTHNKWIIGNAVNNGGTKALYISDDNGVSNQYLHTVPGRGQTSHVYKDFAIPATGMELMLNFDWRNVGEGSYDNFRVWLVSADYTPRAGVLVQGDNRNAVRLGREYYSGSRTFAAEHITIPARDYLGRTMRIIFEWTQDTSSGENPAAAIDNIEFFIKSCLPPTAVVIEGIRDQAFDMRWTGETEQTGYDLFLTTDLNTVVHDTTIPTHTTTETNYTFSNLEEGTMYYVWIRSVCSNSESSLWTGPFIATTPLISITPLPHFEDFEDTLKIGVTTALPNQWVVGNAVHNGGQKALYITNNNGVNNAYTLNKEQVIHAYKNVHIPLGLDQLEISFDWRSKGEQQYDRRTGGNIGVDYMTAWIVPMSYVPQAGVRMSSVSQAVSIREGGFFNSSDFQRFQTRMDITAFAGQDVRIVFEWQQDNRSGEQPPAAIDNLLIKPFTCKDVADVEAVRVSNSSNIEITWTPLGQEQQWEIYIVASNQPDPTPLTAGIRVENTPRYVFREAVEGAFYHVYVRAICSDIEKGTWSPAVLFNLFNPPGCANIDVEPIDLPQAEDGSYVICGDENVNLELIASYYDIKNTSEYTVEAIEYKPPFPFIGGNLIPLTKDDHWSEVIDLGFDFCFYGKSYNKVLIGTNGMITFSVRGHAENGLYAPDSSSGYAMNPGVQLPTNSANANTIPYVNSIFGVMQDLFPNNSPADYSVNYQVLGTFPCRALVFNIYHLGLYDKSRCPYDVNDIEGTTQTSQIVLYEGTNIIEVYIKNRPSCANFNGGLGVVGIQNATGTEATVPPNRNVGTWTAANEAWRFVPSGESIAEFSWLKDGEFLTDQQDINVTIDQTVTYTGRITYQHCNGKEQIIDKEFHFIKEKHPITKPQNLYTCNREPGFAYTYDLTQNDKQALGKFKAEDFALSYFASEEDLLANVNPLPSMYTTTAIEPTVLYVKMENKNTHCFTYTNFSLQVNKILAATKVESILACQSYVLPELAEGEAYFTEPYGQGEQFDGGAVFDKAGKHQLYVYALREGCSYQSKFTIEILELVPAFVIEDQQLYCEIYTLPPLPSGNKYFTEPNGQGRALQPGDKIVEDQVIYIYAQTSKDKVACFDQSSFRVTYEECPLPKGFSPNGDGINDRLDLSKYGVSNLKIYNRSGIEVFNFNGFYTDEFAGKDKRGNNLPSGTYYYLVVTNGKMRTGWIQINR, encoded by the coding sequence ATGAACAAGATAAAGGTAAGCAATACCTTTTTAGTGACGTTACTTTGTTTTGTTTTGTGGGGCATAGCCCTATGGGCCAATACAGAAGGAAGTAAGGGTAAATTGGGTTTTCGGACAGTGGATGTCGAAGTTGTATCGAAACATAAAGAGCATCGTGAAGTAGCTCCATTGGCTTTTTGTTATTCACCAGAGCAAATTCAGCTTCGGGATGTATCTCTAACCTCCTATACTTTAGGTTGGGAAGCCATTTCTAATGCTATTTCGTATGATTTAGTTGTGAGTTCTACAAGTACAGCGCCTAGAGGTCTTATGACCCCAACGCATACGACAATAGCTTCCACTTTGACTTTGGATCTGCCAAGTAACCAAGTGAATGTATATGTTTGGATAAGATCCAATTGTGAAAATAGCTTTAATAGCCAAAGCAATTGGGCTGGACCATTTTCCATTCACCTACCGATGGCGCCAGTTGCGTTGCCTTATGTGGAGGATTTTCAACAGGCGCCCTTAGTTGGCTTTAGCAATGATAGAACCAATCAATGGTATATTGGTGCTGGTGCAAAAAATGATGCGGATCAAGCGTTATATATTAGTAAAAATGACGGTGAGACGAATGAATATGCGTTGTATTCCGATCAAGTGTCTCAGGTGTATAAAGATTTTATCGTTCCACAACAAGCGGAAAATATTGCCATTTCTTTTGATTGGCGATCTGTTGGAGAACAGGACGAAGATTATTTGAGTGTTTGGTTGGTTCCTCAGGATTATATACCCACGGCTCATACCCCGATTAACGCTAATAGAACTGGAGTTAGGCAAATCGGACTACGCTATTATCAAGATAATCCTGTGTTTAGGAATGAAACCATTATTGTTCCTGTTCAAGAATTGGGAGGACAAGTTTATCGCTTGGTCTTTCAGTGGCAACAAGAAAGTGGTGGTGGAGCGCAACCTGCAGCGGCTATTGACAACTTGAAATTGGAAGAAGTATCCTGTATACCTCCTATGGAATTTCATCTCAATACGATTGGTGCTGAATCCATGCGTTTAGAATGGATTGCAAACAACAATCAACGTTATGAAATTCGAGTGAATACGGAGGCTTCATTCGCTAGTACGCAGGGAACAACGTATACTGCGACAACCAATTATCTAGTTGTTGACCAATTACAACCTGCTACGACCTATTTTGTTTGGGCGCGATCGCTCTGTGCAGATGAAACGAGTATTTGGATGGGTCCCCTTGAAGTAGAAACGCGATTACTAACCAAAACATTGCCTTATGAGGAAGATTTTGAAGAAAACCCTTCTTTTGGTTTTGTGAATGATGGGGTGAATCAATGGTTTGTTGGAAGTGCTGTCAACCATGGGGGAAGTAAATCCCTATACATCTCCAAAGATCAGGGTGTATCAAACCAATACGAACCTAATTCACGTAGTAGACAAGTCTCTTATGCGTATCAAGATTTGGCTATTCCTTCAGATGCCTTAAAACTAGCTATCGACTTTGATTGGCGCGGGGTTGGTGAGCGCTCTTACGACCATTTCAAGATTTGGTTGGCGCCGATTTCATTTACACCCGAAGCGGGAGTTAGAATAAACGAAAGAGATCGTACGATGATACGAGTAGGACGAGATGGATATTCGAATCAAGCTGATTTTCAACGCGAGCAAATCGTATTGGATGCCGTGCCCTTTGCAGGTCAGACGATGCGTTTGATCATAGAATGGTCAAACGATGAGAGTCAGGGAAGTAATCCTGCGGCAGCTATAGACAATTTAGCTGTAAAAGCAATTAAGTGTATACCACCTTTAGAGGCTCGTATCTCTAATGTCAGAGCCGGAGCTTTTGATTTTTCGTGGTCTGCATCGAATAACAGTACAAGTTATGAGGTGTTTTTATCCACAGACTCACAAATGGTACCCACAGCGGAAACCCCTCCATTAGCCTCGACTAATGAAACAACCTATACTTTCACTAATTTGATTGAAACAACTAAATACTATGCTTGGATTCGATCAAGTTGTCAAACAGGAGAGGAAAGTAATTGGATGGGTCCTTATTTTATCGAAACACCTTTAGTATCGAGTATTCCCCTTCCTTATACGGAGGATTTTGAATCTAATGGAAATTGGGGGTATACACATGCTCAACCCAATCAATGGCATATTGGTCAGGCGGTAAATAATGGAGGGGCTAAATCACTCTATATTACCAAAGATCAAGGGGTTACTAATACCTATAATTATCAAGGAAGCCAAATCATTCACGCTTATAAAAATATCGAGATTCCACAAGATGTAGATATGTTAGCCGTGAGTTTTGATTGGCGTGCAGAAGGAGAAAAATCGTACGATTGGAATACGAGTAATTATAATCCTGCTGATTTCTTAAGTGTATGGATGGTTCCTATAACTTACACACCGCAGGCGGGAGAAGGACTTGAGGGTCGAACACAAGCAATGGCACTTAGTACTGAAGAATTGTATTTAAAGAATACATTTACTCGTTTTGAAAAAAATATAGATGTTAGTCAGTTTCAAGGACAAACAGTGCGCTTTGTTTTTCAATGGCAGCAAAATGATCGCGATGGACGTCAAAATCCTGCAGCTATTGATAATTTAGCAATCAACCCGATACACTGTAGTGAACCAATAGCCTTAGAGTTGGGTGCTTTTACTGCTCATACTCTTGCGGTTTCATGGCAAGAACGAGTGAATGTCCAAGGATATGAACTATATTTAGGCACTTCAAATGAGGCACCTACAGCTATCACAACGCCAACGCATACAACGACGGAGGTGAGTTATACCTTTGAAAATTTAACGCAGGCAACCTCCTATTTTATTTGGGTTCGTTCAACATGTGGAACAGAATCTTCGAGATGGATCGGTCCATTAGCAGTACAGACTACTTTAATTCCGGCGGATTTACCTTTTGTAGATGACTTTGAAACGGAGCAGTTTTATGGAATTAGCAATGATACGATTAACCAATGGTTTATTGGAAATGCAGTGCATAATGGAGGAGCAAAAGCCTTGTATATCTCCAATGATGGGGGGCAAACACATGCATACTCCAACTATGTGCCTGTAGATATCGCTTCACATATTTTTAAAGATTTTACTATTCCAGCAGGGGCTATGGACATGACGCTTACCTTTGATTGGATTGGGGTAGGGGAAAGTCGATATGATAAACTCAGCGTGTGGTGGGTTCCTGTAACGTATACTCCTCAAGCGGGTGTGCGGATAACTGCAGCGGCTAGTGGAGGGGTTCAATTGGGAAGGGAACACTTTTCCGATTCACGTGTGTTTACAACAGAACTCATTTCTATCGATGGGCAGCTGTATGAAGGGCAAACGATGCGTTTGATTTTTGAATGGATTAACGATCAACACAGCGGAAGTAACCCTCCAGCAGCGATAGACAACTTAAAACTATCTACAACATTCTGTGGGGCTCCGACGGCCTTGACAATTAGCAACGGGTCTGATCAGGGATTCCAAACCCAATGGGAGGGTGTAGCGACAAGCTATGAACTATTCTTAAGTGAGACAGAGACGACAATCCCAGAGGATACATCAACAGCAACGCACCAGTCGTTAACGACTCGTTATACTTTTGAAGGATTAACGCCAGGGCAATCGTATTGGGTATGGGTGAGATCAGCATGTTCTGATACCAATCAAAGTGATTGGATTGGCCCACAAGAAATTACATTACCTAATACTCCCGTGGCTTTGCCTTATGTGGATGATTTTGAATCTAATCCTACTTTTGATTTTACAACTGATCGTACTAATCGTTGGTATATCGGACAAGCTGTACATACTTCTGGAACTCATAGCTTGTATATTAGTGGGGATGGCGGTGTTACCAATACTTATGAAATTGCTTACAATCAGGTGGTACATGCTTATAAAGATATTATTATTCCTGCAGATGCAAGAGAATTAGCTATCGGATTCGATTGGCGCTGTCTAGGAGAAGCTGATTATGATTTCTTTACTGTGTGGTTGGTGCCTACAACTTATATTCCTACAGGAGGAAGAACGATTGCAAGAAACGTGGCAGGAGCCATTCTTGTAGGACGTGAAATGTTCAATCAACAGACCGAATTTAGCAGAGAAAATGCTGTTGTTGGAGTAGAAGCGATACAAGGACAAGTATATCGCTTGGTGTTTCAATGGCAACAAGATACTAGTGGGGGATATCAACCTGCTGCAGCAATTGATAATTTGAGTGTTGAAGTAGTAAGCTGTAGTCCACCAAGAGACTTTGTTGCAGGAGAGGTAACGAGCAGTACGATTGCAACTACCTGGACGGGTAGTGGTGCCTCTTCTTATGAATTATATGCGTCAACCACGGATGAAATGCCTATAGCAACCACGGCAGCAACACATCGTTCAACGGATACCAACTTTGTATTCGCTAACTTAACAGAAGGAACGTATTATAGTCTTTGGGTTCGTTCGGTTTGTGGGCGAGACAAGAGTTTTTGGGTAGGGCCTATTGTTGTACAAACACAATTAAACCCTGCTACATTGCCGTATACGGAAGATTTTGAACAAAATCCCGTTTTTGGATATCGCAATGATACCCACAACAAGTGGATCATTGGCAATGCCGTGAATAATGGAGGAACAAAAGCTTTGTATATTTCCGATGATAATGGCGTTAGCAATCAGTATTTGCATACGGTACCTGGTCGAGGACAAACCTCTCATGTTTATAAAGATTTTGCAATTCCTGCAACGGGAATGGAGTTGATGTTGAATTTTGACTGGCGCAATGTTGGAGAGGGAAGTTATGACAATTTCCGTGTTTGGTTGGTATCTGCGGACTATACACCACGTGCAGGTGTACTTGTACAAGGTGATAACCGCAATGCCGTGCGATTGGGAAGAGAATATTATTCAGGAAGTAGAACTTTTGCAGCCGAACATATTACAATTCCCGCTCGAGACTATCTTGGTCGTACGATGCGTATTATTTTTGAATGGACCCAAGACACTAGTAGTGGTGAAAATCCTGCCGCGGCTATCGACAATATCGAATTTTTTATCAAGAGTTGTCTACCTCCAACAGCGGTAGTAATCGAAGGAATACGCGATCAAGCATTTGATATGCGTTGGACGGGGGAAACAGAGCAGACAGGGTATGATTTGTTTTTAACAACCGATCTAAATACAGTAGTTCATGATACAACCATACCGACACATACCACAACAGAAACCAATTATACGTTTTCCAATTTAGAAGAAGGTACGATGTATTATGTTTGGATTCGCTCCGTTTGTAGTAATAGTGAGTCAAGCTTATGGACGGGACCCTTTATCGCAACTACGCCTCTTATTTCTATTACTCCATTACCTCATTTTGAGGATTTTGAAGACACCTTGAAAATAGGAGTAACAACCGCATTGCCAAATCAATGGGTGGTAGGTAACGCTGTGCATAACGGAGGACAGAAGGCCTTGTATATCACCAATAACAATGGTGTGAATAACGCGTATACACTAAATAAAGAGCAAGTAATACACGCGTATAAGAATGTACATATCCCCCTAGGATTAGATCAATTGGAAATTAGTTTTGATTGGCGTTCAAAAGGAGAGCAGCAATATGACAGAAGAACAGGAGGAAATATTGGCGTTGATTATATGACAGCGTGGATTGTTCCGATGTCTTATGTCCCTCAAGCAGGGGTGCGTATGTCTAGCGTTAGCCAAGCGGTTTCGATTCGTGAAGGAGGTTTTTTCAATAGCAGTGACTTCCAAAGATTCCAAACTCGAATGGATATTACCGCATTTGCAGGACAAGATGTGCGAATCGTTTTTGAATGGCAACAAGATAACCGCAGTGGAGAGCAACCCCCCGCTGCAATTGACAATTTATTGATTAAACCATTTACCTGTAAAGATGTGGCGGATGTAGAAGCCGTTCGAGTTTCAAATTCTTCGAATATTGAGATTACATGGACGCCCCTTGGACAAGAACAACAATGGGAAATCTATATCGTAGCGTCGAATCAACCGGATCCAACCCCATTAACCGCTGGTATTCGGGTGGAAAATACTCCACGCTATGTGTTCAGAGAAGCAGTAGAAGGAGCCTTTTATCATGTATATGTACGTGCTATCTGTTCAGATATAGAAAAAGGAACTTGGAGCCCTGCGGTTTTATTTAACCTCTTTAATCCTCCAGGGTGTGCAAATATTGATGTAGAACCTATTGACCTTCCACAAGCGGAGGATGGAAGCTATGTCATTTGTGGCGACGAGAATGTTAATCTAGAATTAATTGCTAGCTACTATGATATCAAAAATACTTCGGAATATACAGTAGAAGCAATTGAATATAAACCTCCTTTCCCTTTTATTGGAGGAAACTTAATTCCATTAACTAAAGATGACCATTGGTCTGAAGTGATTGATTTAGGATTTGATTTCTGTTTCTATGGCAAGTCGTATAATAAGGTATTAATTGGCACCAACGGAATGATTACTTTTAGCGTTCGTGGACATGCTGAAAATGGATTGTATGCTCCGGATTCTTCATCGGGATATGCGATGAACCCTGGAGTTCAATTGCCAACTAATAGTGCGAATGCCAATACAATACCCTATGTAAATAGTATTTTTGGTGTGATGCAGGACTTATTTCCAAACAATTCACCAGCGGATTATTCGGTTAATTACCAAGTACTAGGAACCTTCCCTTGTCGTGCTTTAGTCTTCAATATTTACCATTTAGGGCTGTATGATAAAAGTAGATGTCCGTATGATGTCAATGATATTGAGGGGACAACACAAACGTCTCAAATTGTATTGTATGAAGGAACCAATATTATTGAAGTCTACATCAAAAATAGACCTAGCTGTGCCAATTTCAACGGCGGATTAGGTGTTGTGGGAATTCAAAATGCAACAGGAACAGAAGCAACAGTTCCGCCGAATCGAAATGTAGGCACTTGGACTGCAGCCAATGAGGCTTGGCGTTTTGTGCCAAGTGGTGAATCCATTGCAGAATTTAGTTGGTTGAAAGATGGGGAATTTTTAACTGATCAACAGGATATCAATGTCACGATCGATCAAACGGTAACTTATACCGGACGTATTACGTATCAACACTGTAATGGCAAAGAGCAAATCATTGATAAAGAATTTCACTTTATTAAAGAGAAGCACCCCATCACAAAACCACAGAATCTTTACACTTGTAATAGAGAACCAGGATTTGCTTATACCTACGATTTGACTCAAAATGACAAACAGGCGTTAGGGAAGTTTAAAGCAGAGGATTTTGCTCTAAGTTATTTTGCTTCAGAAGAAGATTTATTGGCCAATGTAAATCCTTTGCCTTCGATGTATACCACTACAGCCATAGAGCCAACGGTGCTATACGTGAAGATGGAAAATAAAAATACCCATTGCTTTACCTATACTAACTTCTCTTTACAGGTCAATAAGATTTTAGCAGCCACAAAAGTAGAGTCAATTCTCGCTTGTCAAAGTTATGTTCTACCAGAATTAGCAGAAGGAGAAGCCTATTTTACGGAACCTTATGGACAAGGCGAGCAATTTGATGGGGGAGCTGTTTTTGATAAAGCAGGAAAACACCAATTGTATGTCTATGCGCTTCGAGAAGGATGTTCTTATCAAAGTAAATTTACGATTGAAATTTTGGAGTTAGTTCCCGCTTTTGTAATCGAAGATCAACAGCTGTATTGTGAAATCTATACTTTGCCACCGCTGCCTAGTGGAAATAAATACTTTACCGAACCAAATGGGCAAGGACGAGCGTTACAACCAGGAGACAAGATTGTAGAGGACCAAGTAATCTATATCTATGCTCAAACAAGTAAAGATAAAGTTGCGTGTTTTGACCAATCGAGCTTCCGAGTAACCTATGAAGAGTGTCCACTGCCAAAAGGATTTTCTCCCAATGGAGATGGAATCAATGACCGCTTGGATTTATCGAAATACGGTGTTAGCAACCTGAAAATTTACAATAGAAGCGGCATTGAAGTATTTAATTTTAATGGTTTCTATACGGATGAATTCGCTGGTAAAGATAAAAGAGGAAATAATTTACCCTCCGGTACCTATTATTACCTTGTAGTAACAAATGGAAAAATGCGTACAGGATGGATTCAAATAAATAGATAA
- a CDS encoding CYTH domain-containing protein yields the protein MIEIERKFLTKSANFESLAHSKYTIAQGYLNSDANRTVRIRIKNDKGYITVKGKSNDSGTSRFEWEKEIDFQEAEALLNLCEDYIISKTRYLIPVGSHHFEVDVFHGKNEGLVVAEVELQEEHEAFEKPEWLGEEVTGQLKYYNSYLSNHPFTTWK from the coding sequence ATGATTGAAATCGAAAGAAAATTTCTTACAAAAAGCGCAAACTTTGAATCTTTAGCTCATTCAAAGTACACCATTGCACAAGGCTACCTCAACAGCGATGCTAACCGAACCGTCCGCATACGCATAAAAAATGACAAAGGATATATCACAGTAAAAGGGAAAAGCAACGATTCAGGCACTTCGCGTTTTGAATGGGAAAAAGAAATAGACTTTCAAGAAGCCGAAGCGTTATTGAACTTATGTGAAGATTATATTATTTCCAAAACACGATACCTCATTCCTGTAGGTTCTCATCACTTTGAAGTAGATGTTTTTCACGGTAAGAACGAAGGTCTTGTTGTAGCTGAAGTAGAATTACAAGAAGAGCATGAAGCCTTTGAGAAACCTGAATGGCTGGGAGAGGAAGTAACTGGGCAATTGAAATATTATAATTCCTATCTATCGAATCACCCTTTTACTACATGGAAATAA
- a CDS encoding site-specific recombinase — MKLRYILQSPQGIEELFNKYVVDGKIYTSEDISFLVDLVHIFRPRNIKKTNRVSIDSFTSYLKTHEVERLALIEYLNEILANRRFSRMISDAGILQDSDFFYEVKKRLWAKILPYQPEKDTYEYVLNQVFHKHTDAVWVDLIPEEQLLELFDQLNFVDIFTDISDESVMGELLNSIGLITQRMSGRAMESAIISMVPEYSHFESPFLALEKEFMEVASGILKGNINYLTLSDINCKQIKIFHKQCLDFVNQAFKNSSKYGISIKVNQSLLRLRQQLQRVDVLLSLIIIEGEATALEQKKNTIRLARKLIDYNCYKYNVSGLIKESTQLISYEITQHTAKTGEHYITKTAGEYWHMFRGAMGAGIIVGFMCILKLLAHKLDASIFGHAMLYSLNYALGFCLIYLLGFTLATKQPAMTAAAIIKAIEDGQKQHVDSVDKHIGFAKLFARLVRSQFIAFIGNVILAFPIALLLMWGFDSVFDVNIAQKEWKGMLIDADPIESKALFHAGIAGIFLFLSGIISGNVSNRNKHNRVFYRIQEHPWLKYNFGIQRSTKIANWVDSKWPGIASNICFGLFMGTCGAIGTFIGLDIDIRHITFVSGNIAIGFYGSGFEAPTSMLVWAFIGMWLIGFMNFIVSFGLSILLAFRSRNIPFTETRELAWAVLKYFKSFPMEFFIPTGNTVIVSEKTPDKK; from the coding sequence ATGAAATTAAGATACATATTGCAATCACCTCAAGGAATTGAGGAGCTTTTTAATAAATATGTAGTTGATGGTAAAATATATACAAGTGAAGATATTTCATTTTTAGTCGATCTTGTACATATTTTTCGACCGCGAAATATAAAAAAAACGAATCGAGTTTCCATCGATTCTTTTACATCTTATTTAAAAACGCACGAAGTCGAACGACTAGCTCTGATCGAATATTTAAATGAAATACTCGCTAATCGACGTTTCAGTCGTATGATTTCAGACGCAGGTATTTTACAAGATTCCGATTTTTTCTACGAGGTTAAAAAGCGTTTATGGGCTAAAATTTTACCCTATCAACCCGAAAAAGACACCTATGAATATGTTTTAAATCAAGTATTCCACAAACATACAGATGCTGTATGGGTTGATTTGATTCCAGAAGAACAACTGTTAGAACTATTCGATCAACTGAATTTTGTTGATATTTTTACCGATATATCCGATGAATCGGTGATGGGTGAGTTGTTGAACTCTATTGGGTTAATTACCCAACGGATGAGTGGTAGAGCCATGGAAAGTGCTATTATCAGCATGGTGCCAGAATACTCTCACTTTGAGAGTCCTTTCTTGGCTTTGGAAAAAGAGTTTATGGAGGTGGCATCAGGCATCCTAAAAGGGAATATTAATTATTTGACACTTAGTGATATTAACTGTAAACAGATAAAAATATTTCACAAACAGTGTTTAGATTTTGTCAATCAAGCCTTTAAGAATAGTTCCAAGTATGGAATTTCCATTAAAGTTAACCAAAGTTTACTGCGCTTAAGACAGCAATTGCAACGCGTGGATGTTTTGCTCTCACTGATTATTATTGAAGGAGAAGCTACCGCTTTAGAGCAGAAAAAGAACACCATTCGGTTGGCGCGTAAATTGATAGACTATAATTGCTACAAATACAACGTTTCTGGACTGATTAAGGAGAGTACGCAACTTATATCGTATGAGATTACGCAACATACGGCCAAAACAGGAGAGCACTACATCACTAAAACCGCAGGAGAGTATTGGCATATGTTTAGAGGAGCCATGGGAGCGGGTATTATTGTAGGATTTATGTGTATCCTGAAGTTATTAGCTCATAAATTGGACGCTAGTATTTTTGGACATGCGATGTTGTATAGCTTGAACTATGCCTTGGGATTCTGTTTAATCTATTTGCTTGGTTTTACTTTGGCAACGAAACAGCCTGCCATGACGGCAGCGGCGATTATTAAAGCAATCGAAGACGGACAAAAACAACATGTGGACAGTGTAGATAAGCACATTGGTTTTGCCAAATTGTTTGCGCGATTAGTGCGCTCCCAGTTTATCGCCTTTATAGGAAACGTAATCTTAGCTTTCCCTATTGCGCTGTTGTTGATGTGGGGGTTTGATTCTGTGTTTGATGTGAATATTGCGCAAAAAGAGTGGAAAGGCATGTTAATTGACGCTGATCCCATCGAATCGAAAGCCTTGTTTCACGCGGGTATTGCAGGTATTTTCTTATTCTTGTCAGGAATTATATCGGGTAATGTATCCAATAGAAATAAACACAACCGCGTTTTTTACCGCATTCAAGAACATCCCTGGTTAAAGTATAATTTTGGAATTCAACGATCTACAAAAATTGCCAATTGGGTAGATTCCAAATGGCCGGGAATTGCGTCCAATATCTGTTTCGGTCTATTCATGGGAACCTGTGGGGCTATTGGAACTTTTATCGGATTAGATATCGATATACGACACATTACCTTTGTCAGTGGAAATATCGCAATCGGGTTCTACGGATCGGGATTTGAAGCACCTACTTCAATGTTAGTATGGGCTTTCATAGGCATGTGGTTAATCGGATTTATGAACTTTATTGTTAGTTTCGGTCTGTCTATTCTCTTGGCTTTCCGCTCTAGAAATATACCATTTACAGAAACGAGAGAACTTGCTTGGGCTGTGTTGAAATACTTTAAGAGCTTTCCGATGGAATTCTTCATTCCAACAGGAAATACCGTTATAGTATCAGAAAAAACACCAGATAAAAAGTAG